Proteins encoded in a region of the Clostridium beijerinckii genome:
- a CDS encoding aspartate aminotransferase family protein, whose translation MSYDFNEAKEHVVNSYGRLDLILTHGEGVYLYDQDENKYLDFTSGIGVSSLGYGHEKWVKATSNQLKTLAHTSNIFHTEPSLKLAKELTEKANMSKVFFANSGAEANEGSIKLARKYSYDKYGAGRSKILTLIQSFHGRTITTLKATGQEKFHKYFYPFTEGFDYVKANDIEDFKAKLTDDVCAIMLEAIQGEGGVIPLDTKFVQEVVKACNEKDVLVIFDEVQCGIGRTGKMFGYNNFNVEADIVSVAKGLGAGLPIGGILCSSKVADVFKPGDHGSTFGANPVVCSGALVVLEEICNEQYFEKIYKRGLFVRELIDEAKNPQIVDVRGMGLMIGIKVKCDPALVQKEAIKKGLLVLTAGKDVVRLLPPLTITEKELKAGIDIILEILSSLN comes from the coding sequence ATGTCATATGATTTTAACGAAGCAAAAGAACACGTTGTTAATAGCTATGGTCGTTTAGATCTTATACTCACTCACGGCGAAGGTGTTTATCTTTATGACCAAGATGAAAATAAATATTTAGATTTTACAAGTGGAATTGGTGTCAGCAGCTTAGGATATGGACATGAAAAATGGGTTAAAGCTACTAGTAATCAATTAAAAACACTTGCTCATACATCGAACATATTTCATACTGAACCAAGTTTAAAACTTGCTAAAGAATTAACTGAAAAGGCCAACATGAGTAAAGTCTTTTTTGCTAATTCTGGCGCTGAAGCTAATGAAGGATCTATTAAACTAGCTAGAAAATACAGTTACGACAAATATGGTGCTGGAAGAAGTAAAATTCTTACTCTAATTCAATCATTTCACGGTAGAACAATAACAACCCTAAAAGCAACTGGCCAAGAGAAATTTCATAAGTACTTCTACCCTTTTACAGAAGGTTTTGATTATGTAAAAGCAAATGATATAGAAGACTTTAAAGCTAAGCTTACAGATGATGTTTGTGCCATAATGCTCGAAGCAATACAAGGTGAAGGTGGTGTTATCCCTCTTGATACAAAATTCGTTCAAGAAGTAGTAAAAGCGTGTAACGAGAAAGATGTTCTTGTAATATTCGACGAAGTTCAATGTGGTATAGGTAGAACAGGTAAAATGTTTGGGTATAATAATTTCAATGTAGAGGCTGATATAGTCTCTGTAGCAAAAGGTCTTGGTGCAGGACTTCCTATAGGCGGAATACTTTGTTCCTCTAAAGTTGCAGATGTATTCAAACCTGGTGATCATGGCTCAACTTTCGGAGCAAATCCTGTTGTATGTTCTGGTGCTTTAGTTGTTCTTGAAGAGATTTGTAATGAACAATACTTTGAGAAAATATATAAAAGAGGATTATTTGTAAGAGAGCTAATAGATGAAGCTAAAAATCCTCAAATTGTAGATGTACGCGGTATGGGATTAATGATCGGAATAAAGGTGAAATGTGATCCTGCTCTAGTCCAAAAAGAAGCTATAAAAAAGGGATTGTTAGTGCTTACAGCCGGTAAAGATGTTGTTAGGCTTCTCCCACCCCTTACTATAACTGAGAAAGAATTAAAAGCTGGTATAGACATTATTCTTGAAATTTTATCTAGCCTTAATTAA
- the argF gene encoding ornithine carbamoyltransferase, with product MKKDLLKMDDLSKEEILDILNLADQLKYEQKHGIEHHHLKGKSLGMIFEKSSTRTRVSFETGMYQLGGNSLFLTDRDMQIGRGEPIEDTARVLSRFIQGIMIRTFSQDEVEKLAKYASIPVINGLTDEEHPCQVLADLMTIRENKNILEGLKVAFIGDGNNMANSLMIGCLKVGMNFAVASPENYTASKEYLNRAKEIAEKEGVTFTITTSPLEAAKDADVIITDVWASMGREEEANERLKAFEGFQVNKELMTIADKNAMVLHCLPAHRGEEISAEILEEHADSIFDESENRLHAQKAVLVKLMK from the coding sequence ATGAAAAAAGATTTATTAAAAATGGATGATCTTTCTAAAGAAGAAATTCTGGATATTTTAAATTTAGCAGATCAGTTAAAATACGAACAAAAACATGGCATAGAACATCATCACCTTAAAGGTAAAAGTTTAGGTATGATTTTTGAAAAATCATCTACTAGGACCAGAGTTTCCTTTGAAACTGGCATGTATCAATTAGGTGGAAATTCACTTTTTTTGACTGATAGAGACATGCAAATTGGTCGTGGTGAGCCAATTGAAGACACTGCTAGAGTCCTTTCTAGATTTATACAAGGCATAATGATTAGAACTTTCTCACAAGATGAAGTTGAAAAATTAGCTAAATATGCATCAATTCCGGTTATAAATGGATTAACAGATGAAGAACATCCTTGTCAAGTACTAGCTGATTTGATGACGATAAGGGAAAATAAAAATATATTAGAAGGTCTAAAAGTTGCTTTTATTGGTGATGGTAACAACATGGCCAATTCTCTAATGATTGGCTGCCTAAAAGTCGGCATGAATTTTGCAGTTGCATCTCCTGAGAATTATACAGCATCTAAGGAATACCTGAATAGAGCTAAAGAGATCGCAGAAAAAGAAGGCGTTACTTTTACAATTACTACATCTCCACTTGAAGCTGCTAAAGATGCTGATGTTATAATTACTGATGTGTGGGCTAGTATGGGCAGAGAAGAAGAGGCTAATGAGAGACTTAAAGCCTTTGAAGGATTCCAAGTTAATAAAGAATTAATGACTATTGCTGATAAAAATGCTATGGTGCTTCATTGTCTTCCTGCTCATAGAGGAGAAGAAATTTCAGCTGAAATTTTGGAAGAACATGCTGATTCAATTTTTGATGAATCTGAAAATAGATTACATGCCCAAAAAGCTGTCCTTGTTAAATTAATGAAATAG
- a CDS encoding GIY-YIG nuclease family protein has protein sequence MDLKEKVKKLPSSPGVYLMKDSLNNVIYVGKSKNLKSRVGSYFINSKSHSPKILKLVQNLKDFEYKITDTEFEAFLLECELIKKIKPAYNRLMKNPKSYSYIKIVLNEKYPNIEISHESNEMDGNIYFGPYSRKNIVEKGLYGIKEYCKIQCSNNQRKTSSCFNYSIGLCIGMCLDSTPREEYTNILNKIVNLLNGNDKSILQEMEHIMNSASEKFDFETAAKYRDYINSVNYLLEKIKIVKFTKRNRNIALLEYLDNDIVKFFLIRGNKVLFSDKYTLKNFDLETLKSILKNNILFYFNNKDVPIEIGKEEIDESQIIYTYLKSNSNSCKHIMIPEEWLSVPNNDMNIYNILNKLLPSIKNDTY, from the coding sequence ATTGATTTAAAAGAAAAAGTAAAAAAACTCCCTTCTTCACCTGGTGTATATCTTATGAAGGATTCACTGAATAACGTTATTTATGTTGGTAAGTCAAAGAACTTAAAAAGTAGAGTTGGATCATATTTTATAAATTCTAAATCTCATTCTCCTAAAATTCTTAAGTTAGTTCAAAATCTCAAGGATTTTGAGTATAAAATTACTGATACTGAATTTGAGGCTTTTTTGCTTGAATGCGAATTAATAAAGAAAATTAAGCCTGCTTATAATAGGCTAATGAAAAATCCTAAGTCATATTCTTACATAAAAATAGTTCTTAACGAAAAATATCCAAATATTGAAATATCTCATGAATCGAATGAAATGGATGGAAACATTTATTTTGGTCCATATTCAAGAAAAAACATTGTTGAAAAAGGGCTTTATGGTATTAAAGAATACTGCAAAATACAATGCAGTAATAATCAGCGAAAAACTTCATCCTGTTTTAATTACTCTATAGGATTATGTATTGGAATGTGTTTAGATAGTACACCAAGAGAAGAGTATACCAATATATTAAATAAAATAGTAAATCTTCTTAATGGTAATGATAAAAGTATTCTCCAGGAAATGGAACATATAATGAATAGTGCTTCTGAAAAATTTGATTTTGAAACTGCCGCTAAATATAGAGATTACATAAATTCAGTAAATTATTTGCTAGAGAAAATTAAAATTGTCAAATTTACTAAAAGAAATAGAAATATTGCTTTGCTTGAATATTTAGATAACGACATAGTTAAATTTTTTCTTATTAGAGGAAATAAGGTACTCTTTAGTGATAAATATACTTTAAAAAACTTTGATTTAGAAACATTGAAAAGTATTCTTAAAAATAATATTTTATTTTACTTTAACAATAAAGATGTTCCAATCGAAATTGGAAAAGAAGAAATCGATGAATCCCAAATAATTTACACATATTTAAAAAGTAACTCTAATAGCTGCAAACATATTATGATTCCAGAAGAATGGTTAAGCGTTCCAAATAATGATATGAACATATATAATATCCTTAATAAGCTGTTACCTAGTATAAAAAATGATACCTACTAA
- a CDS encoding nitroreductase family protein has product MELMKAIAMRKSTRSYKSEQISDESLNTIINAGCAAPVGMGAYNSVHLTVIQNSDLLDKITAVTAKVFGNPNMKPFYGAPTLVIVSGKPNEKAPAIEVANAACIVENMSLAATDLGIGSVYLLGFLFALSSDNDLLKELSLPEGFVPAAALALGYPTEPLTKEKDLKQTIQINTIK; this is encoded by the coding sequence ATGGAATTAATGAAAGCAATCGCAATGCGTAAATCTACTAGAAGCTATAAATCTGAGCAAATCAGTGATGAATCTTTAAATACTATTATTAATGCTGGCTGTGCAGCACCAGTAGGGATGGGTGCATATAACTCAGTTCATCTAACTGTTATTCAAAATTCCGACTTATTAGATAAAATTACAGCAGTTACTGCAAAAGTATTTGGAAATCCAAATATGAAACCATTTTATGGCGCTCCTACATTAGTAATTGTTTCCGGAAAACCAAATGAAAAAGCTCCAGCTATCGAAGTCGCTAACGCTGCATGTATAGTTGAAAACATGTCTCTTGCTGCTACTGATTTAGGAATCGGTAGTGTCTATTTATTAGGTTTTCTATTTGCTCTTTCTAGTGATAATGATCTTCTAAAAGAATTAAGCTTGCCAGAAGGTTTCGTACCAGCAGCTGCATTAGCATTAGGTTATCCAACTGAACCTCTAACAAAAGAAAAAGACTTAAAACAAACTATTCAAATAAACACAATAAAATAA
- a CDS encoding flavodoxin family protein: MKVLLINGSPKAKGCTYTALCEVASELEKENIETEIFQIGNKPISGCIGCGGCYKSGEGKCVFSDDIVNIALEKAKEADGFIFGSPVHYAAPSGSITSFLDRFFYAGNCFAHKPGAAVVSCRRGGAASAFDQLNKYFTISNMPVVSSQYWNMVHGNTPEEVKQDLEGMQTMRMLGKNMAWLLKSIEAGKKAGISLPESEPRVATNFIR; encoded by the coding sequence ATGAAAGTATTACTTATTAATGGTAGTCCAAAAGCTAAAGGATGTACCTATACCGCTTTATGTGAAGTAGCCAGTGAATTAGAAAAAGAAAATATTGAAACAGAAATCTTTCAAATAGGAAATAAACCTATTAGTGGCTGTATTGGTTGTGGTGGCTGCTATAAAAGTGGTGAAGGTAAATGCGTATTTAGTGATGATATCGTAAATATCGCTTTAGAGAAGGCAAAAGAAGCTGATGGATTTATATTCGGTTCACCTGTCCATTACGCTGCTCCTTCAGGTTCAATTACATCTTTTTTAGACAGATTCTTTTATGCTGGAAATTGCTTTGCACATAAACCTGGTGCTGCAGTTGTAAGTTGCCGTAGAGGTGGGGCTGCTTCAGCTTTTGATCAATTAAATAAATATTTTACTATTTCAAATATGCCAGTTGTTTCTTCTCAGTATTGGAATATGGTTCATGGCAATACTCCTGAAGAAGTTAAACAAGATTTAGAAGGAATGCAGACAATGAGAATGCTTGGCAAAAATATGGCATGGCTTTTAAAATCCATAGAGGCTGGTAAAAAAGCAGGTATTTCATTACCTGAAAGTGAACCTAGAGTTGCAACTAATTTTATTAGATAA
- a CDS encoding family 1 glycosylhydrolase codes for MNENKTVEDDYRIDYLRAHIEQMKLAMEEGVDVIGYLTWGCTDILSSQGEMKKRYGFIFVNRDESDLRDLKRYKKKSFEWFKNVISTNGKQL; via the coding sequence TTGAATGAAAATAAAACAGTAGAGGATGATTATAGAATAGATTATTTGAGAGCACATATAGAGCAAATGAAATTAGCCATGGAAGAAGGAGTAGATGTTATAGGATACCTAACTTGGGGATGTACTGACATTTTAAGTTCACAAGGTGAGATGAAAAAAAGATATGGATTTATATTTGTAAATCGTGATGAATCAGATTTGAGAGATTTAAAAAGGTATAAGAAAAAGAGCTTTGAGTGGTTTAAAAATGTAATTTCTACCAATGGAAAACAATTATAA
- a CDS encoding family 1 glycosylhydrolase yields MTPNPLLKKNEWGWAIDPIGFRIALKEIYARYKMPIFVTENVELALEKN; encoded by the coding sequence ATGACACCCAACCCACTATTAAAGAAAAATGAATGGGGATGGGCTATTGACCCTATAGGCTTTAGAATAGCTTTAAAAGAGATATATGCAAGATATAAAATGCCTATCTTTGTAACTGAAAATGTGGAATTGGCGTTAGAGAAGAATTGA
- a CDS encoding UTRA domain-containing protein — translation MNFDNNSILFLSSLSDYYNSDNIRSNVNEFKLISSSDELGKLLQVEVNSHVWLIKRVRYIDSHPIHTEEIYMPYSLFPNLKTEDCESSLLSYIESQYDYKISHGIRTVSSVKLNKYESDLLDLPNKYVVMQIENVGYLTNNRVYEYSISKSRESKFQYYCRR, via the coding sequence TTGAACTTTGATAATAACAGCATTCTTTTTTTATCATCTCTTTCTGATTATTACAATTCAGATAATATAAGATCAAATGTTAATGAATTTAAACTTATTAGTTCATCTGATGAACTTGGCAAATTATTGCAGGTAGAAGTAAATTCTCATGTTTGGCTTATAAAAAGAGTTCGTTATATAGATTCCCATCCTATTCATACAGAAGAGATTTACATGCCATATTCCTTATTTCCAAACCTTAAAACAGAAGATTGTGAATCCAGTTTACTTTCATATATTGAGTCTCAATACGATTATAAAATTAGTCACGGTATTAGGACTGTCAGTTCTGTCAAATTAAATAAATATGAGAGCGATTTATTAGATTTACCCAATAAGTATGTTGTAATGCAGATTGAAAATGTAGGTTATTTAACTAATAATAGAGTATATGAATATTCTATAAGCAAATCCAGAGAAAGTAAGTTTCAATATTATTGTAGACGATAA
- a CDS encoding amino acid permease — translation MKKKNKGLSAWQLTMMALGSIIGGSFFLGSAVAINAAGPSVLISYILGGILVYFILYALSEMTVANPHSGSFRTFASEAFGPGTGFVVGWVYWIGMVLSMSSEATAVSILLNEWIPNISIAIGGTIIIVGVTLLNLLGADKLSKLTSGLSAIKLFAIISFIIISFLLVTGIIPGRTAVGAGELMREPFMSSGIGGIAGGMLIVVFAYAGFEIIGLAASEADNPRKTIPKAINYTVVSLISLYIISLIALLPLIPTADLSENISPMVAALDRLGITWAGNVINLVLITAILSASLASMFGIARMLRSLADEGDAPKFLKDKSDIPYKAIVFSGISMLLGLGFGLLFPRIYLFLVTASGFSLLFTYAVIMATHIRFRKRNGCPPDGKCQMPGFPYTSWIGLISMIVVIFSMPLISDQAPGLIAGLIMIALFSSIYMIMKYFRSTEKNKNSYVRVSNKMNRSKLMTEFSEEVADDNESKRNNNQKSQCKKCSKK, via the coding sequence ATGAAGAAAAAAAACAAAGGATTATCTGCTTGGCAGCTCACAATGATGGCTTTGGGAAGCATAATAGGAGGATCGTTTTTTCTTGGCTCAGCGGTGGCTATTAATGCTGCAGGACCATCTGTTTTGATATCCTATATATTGGGAGGAATTTTAGTATACTTTATACTTTATGCTTTATCTGAAATGACTGTTGCAAATCCACATTCTGGATCCTTTAGGACTTTTGCATCAGAAGCTTTTGGACCTGGAACAGGATTTGTTGTTGGCTGGGTTTACTGGATTGGTATGGTACTTTCAATGTCTAGTGAGGCTACTGCTGTATCAATTTTATTGAATGAATGGATTCCGAATATATCAATAGCTATAGGAGGAACTATAATTATTGTTGGTGTAACTTTGCTTAATCTTTTAGGGGCTGATAAATTAAGTAAGCTCACTAGTGGTCTTTCAGCTATAAAGCTTTTTGCAATAATTTCATTTATAATTATATCTTTTCTACTTGTTACTGGAATAATTCCGGGAAGAACAGCGGTAGGAGCAGGAGAGCTTATGAGAGAACCTTTTATGTCAAGTGGCATAGGAGGTATTGCAGGAGGAATGCTTATAGTAGTATTTGCTTATGCTGGTTTTGAAATAATAGGGTTAGCAGCCTCAGAAGCTGATAATCCAAGAAAAACAATACCAAAAGCAATTAATTATACAGTTGTAAGTCTTATATCACTCTACATAATTTCTCTTATAGCATTACTTCCTTTAATTCCTACAGCAGATTTAAGCGAAAATATAAGTCCAATGGTTGCGGCTCTTGATAGATTGGGAATTACATGGGCTGGAAATGTAATTAATTTAGTACTTATTACAGCTATACTTTCTGCATCTCTCGCTTCTATGTTTGGGATTGCAAGGATGCTAAGATCACTTGCAGATGAAGGTGATGCACCTAAGTTTTTGAAGGATAAAAGTGATATTCCTTACAAGGCTATAGTATTTTCAGGGATTTCAATGCTTTTGGGATTAGGATTTGGATTGCTATTTCCTAGAATATATCTCTTTCTAGTAACGGCAAGTGGATTTTCTCTACTTTTTACTTACGCAGTAATTATGGCAACGCACATAAGATTTCGTAAAAGAAATGGATGTCCTCCAGATGGGAAATGTCAAATGCCTGGATTTCCGTATACATCTTGGATTGGACTAATAAGTATGATTGTAGTTATTTTTAGCATGCCTCTTATTTCAGATCAGGCACCAGGACTTATAGCAGGACTGATAATGATAGCTTTATTTTCATCAATTTATATGATAATGAAATATTTTAGGAGTACTGAAAAGAATAAAAATAGCTATGTAAGGGTTAGCAATAAAATGAACCGTTCAAAGTTAATGACAGAATTTTCGGAAGAAGTTGCAGATGACAACGAATCAAAGCGAAATAATAATCAAAAAAGCCAATGTAAAAAATGCAGTAAGAAATAG
- a CDS encoding MFS transporter, with the protein MNINNNYKTNLTEEKPTRVRYLVLALIFINIVINYMDRSNISVAASHMSKDLKLSTVQMGLIFSAFGWVYAALQIPSGYLVDKFKPRAVYACSLFIWSLATLLQSIVGGFGSLLGLRLSIGCFEAPVMPASNKVASSWFPTNERASAIAIYSSAQFVGLAFVSPLLFILEDKFGWKFLFILTGLVGIAWAIVWYALYRDPSKSKRINTAELNYIREGGAIIEDEDANNSTAKEKSQFKFSDLKMMFSNRKLIGIYIGQFTISSTFWFFLTWFPTYLVEYRHLSFIKSGFVSSVPYLAAFCGVLVSGFVSDKLIKKGVSMGVARKTPIIIGLLLTTTIIGANFVDSTPLIVMFMAIAFFGNGLATITWIFVSLLAPKNLVGLAGGVFNCTGALSSIVIPIVIGIIVSGGNFTPAIALIGILALIGALSYIFIVGKIEENN; encoded by the coding sequence ATGAATATAAATAATAATTATAAGACTAATTTGACTGAAGAGAAGCCAACTAGAGTAAGATATTTAGTATTAGCTCTAATATTTATAAATATAGTAATAAATTACATGGATCGTTCAAACATATCTGTAGCGGCATCTCATATGTCTAAAGACTTGAAATTATCAACTGTTCAAATGGGATTGATATTTTCAGCGTTTGGATGGGTATATGCTGCATTGCAAATACCTAGTGGATATTTAGTTGATAAATTTAAACCTCGTGCTGTATATGCATGTAGTTTATTCATATGGTCATTAGCTACATTGTTACAAAGTATTGTAGGTGGATTTGGATCACTTTTAGGTTTACGTTTATCTATAGGATGTTTTGAAGCACCAGTTATGCCCGCAAGTAATAAAGTGGCATCAAGTTGGTTTCCAACAAATGAAAGAGCATCTGCTATTGCAATATACTCTTCAGCTCAATTTGTTGGATTAGCATTTGTGAGCCCATTACTATTTATATTAGAAGATAAGTTTGGTTGGAAATTCTTATTTATACTTACAGGACTTGTAGGAATTGCATGGGCAATTGTTTGGTATGCACTATACAGAGATCCAAGCAAAAGTAAACGTATAAATACAGCTGAACTAAATTATATCAGAGAAGGTGGAGCTATAATAGAAGATGAGGATGCAAATAATTCGACAGCTAAGGAAAAATCTCAGTTTAAATTTAGCGATTTAAAGATGATGTTTTCTAACCGTAAGCTCATAGGAATATATATTGGTCAATTCACTATATCATCAACATTTTGGTTTTTCTTAACTTGGTTTCCAACATACCTTGTGGAATATAGACATCTAAGTTTTATAAAGTCAGGTTTTGTTTCATCAGTACCATATTTGGCTGCATTTTGTGGTGTTTTAGTTTCAGGTTTTGTATCAGATAAGCTCATAAAAAAAGGAGTTTCTATGGGAGTAGCAAGAAAAACCCCAATAATTATTGGATTATTATTAACAACAACTATAATTGGAGCAAATTTTGTTGATAGCACTCCATTAATAGTAATGTTCATGGCTATAGCATTTTTCGGTAATGGATTAGCAACTATTACTTGGATATTTGTATCATTATTGGCACCTAAAAATTTAGTTGGATTAGCTGGTGGTGTATTTAACTGCACTGGAGCTTTATCATCAATAGTAATTCCAATCGTAATAGGTATTATTGTATCAGGTGGTAATTTTACTCCAGCAATAGCTTTGATAGGTATTTTAGCTTTAATAGGAGCATTATCATATATATTTATAGTAGGAAAAATAGAAGAAAATAATTAG